A genomic region of Noviherbaspirillum sp. L7-7A contains the following coding sequences:
- the ftsY gene encoding signal recognition particle-docking protein FtsY, translating to MFSFFKRKPKDTPTDTETAPPAAAPAPAPAAPVAAAAPAAAPQAMPEPAATAPQAIVVPVETPAETRQSWMKRLKAGLSKTSTNLTTLFVGARIDDELYEELEAALLMADTGVEATQFLLNGLKRRVKEQKLTDASQVKTALRALMVELLTPLQKPLVLGREQPLVLMIAGVNGAGKTTTIGKLAKHMQAHGQSVLLAAGDTFRAAAREQLTVWGERNNVTVISQQSGDPAAVAFDAVHSAQARKTDIVMVDTAGRLPTQLHLMDELKKIKRVIGKGMASAPHEVLLVIDGNTGQNALAQVQAFDDALGLTGLVITKLDGTAKGGVLAAIAKVRPVPVYFIGVGEKIEDLQPFNAEDFVDALLS from the coding sequence ATGTTCAGTTTCTTCAAGCGCAAACCCAAAGACACGCCCACCGATACCGAGACTGCGCCGCCAGCGGCCGCCCCCGCCCCGGCGCCCGCAGCCCCCGTTGCGGCAGCTGCGCCGGCCGCGGCCCCGCAGGCCATGCCCGAGCCCGCAGCGACTGCGCCTCAGGCCATTGTGGTGCCGGTGGAAACGCCTGCCGAAACGCGGCAGTCGTGGATGAAGCGCCTGAAAGCCGGCCTGTCCAAGACCTCGACCAACCTGACCACCCTGTTCGTCGGCGCCCGCATCGACGACGAGCTTTATGAAGAGCTGGAAGCGGCGCTGCTGATGGCCGATACCGGCGTGGAAGCGACCCAGTTCCTGCTCAATGGCTTGAAGCGCCGGGTCAAGGAACAGAAGCTGACCGACGCCTCCCAGGTCAAGACCGCGCTGCGGGCATTGATGGTGGAACTGCTGACGCCGCTGCAAAAGCCGCTGGTGCTGGGCCGCGAGCAGCCGCTGGTGCTGATGATCGCCGGCGTCAACGGCGCCGGCAAGACCACCACCATCGGCAAGCTGGCCAAGCACATGCAGGCGCATGGCCAGTCGGTGCTGCTGGCCGCCGGCGACACCTTCCGCGCGGCTGCGCGCGAACAGCTTACGGTCTGGGGCGAGCGCAACAATGTCACCGTCATCTCCCAGCAATCGGGCGACCCGGCCGCAGTCGCCTTCGACGCGGTGCATTCGGCCCAGGCCAGAAAGACCGACATAGTGATGGTCGACACCGCGGGCCGCCTGCCAACCCAGCTGCACCTGATGGATGAGCTGAAGAAGATCAAGCGCGTGATCGGCAAGGGCATGGCTTCGGCCCCGCATGAAGTGCTGCTGGTCATCGATGGCAACACCGGCCAGAACGCGCTGGCCCAGGTGCAGGCGTTCGACGACGCGCTCGGCCTGACTGGGCTGGTCATCACCAAGCTCGACGGCACCGCCAAGGGCGGCGTGCTCGCGGCGATCGCCAAGGTGCGGCCGGTGCCGGTGTATTTCATCGGCGTGGGCGAGAAGATCGAGGACTTGCAGCCGTTTAATGCCGAAGACTTTGTCGACGCGCTGCTGAGCTGA
- a CDS encoding ATP-binding cassette domain-containing protein — MIEFHDVSKLYPGGSAALSEVSLSIASGELVFLAGPSGAGKSTLLKMIAAIERPSAGRVLVNGQEVSSIRQRGLPYLRRKLGLILQEQRLLMDRNVLANVMLPLVVAGIAGEDAEKRARAALGKVGLPSKAASMPQSLSGGEQQRVAIARAIVHRPQVIIADEPTANLDRDSANLVLSTLKAFHGAGVTCVISTHDDYFLDRADRVIYLSQGRVTEAWRRNPVEEDVA, encoded by the coding sequence ATGATCGAATTCCACGATGTCTCCAAGCTGTATCCGGGCGGATCGGCCGCCCTGTCGGAGGTGTCGCTGTCCATTGCCAGCGGTGAACTGGTGTTTCTGGCCGGCCCGTCCGGCGCCGGCAAGTCGACTCTCCTGAAAATGATCGCCGCCATCGAGCGTCCCAGCGCTGGCCGGGTGCTCGTCAATGGCCAGGAAGTCAGCAGCATCAGGCAGCGCGGCCTGCCCTATCTGCGCCGCAAGCTCGGCCTGATCCTGCAGGAGCAGCGCCTGCTGATGGATCGCAATGTGCTGGCCAATGTGATGCTGCCGCTGGTGGTTGCCGGCATCGCCGGCGAGGATGCGGAAAAGCGCGCCCGCGCAGCGCTGGGCAAGGTCGGGCTGCCGTCCAAGGCGGCCAGCATGCCGCAAAGCCTGTCGGGCGGGGAGCAGCAGCGGGTGGCGATCGCGCGCGCCATCGTGCACCGGCCGCAGGTCATCATCGCCGACGAGCCCACCGCCAACCTCGACCGCGACAGCGCCAACCTGGTGCTGTCGACCCTGAAAGCATTCCATGGCGCCGGCGTGACTTGCGTGATATCGACCCACGACGACTATTTTCTCGATCGCGCCGACCGCGTGATCTATCTGAGCCAGGGCCGGGTCACCGAAGCCTGGCGCCGTAACCCGGTGGAAGAGGATGTGGCATGA
- a CDS encoding ABC transporter permease has translation MKVWLRQHVFALKGAIPRPGRGFGSFAFNVLVVAIALALPFAGLTVLENMRPVSAQLAVEPEISVFLSMDTPRQRASALAPEIQRVLQASQTGGTIEFIPRENALSALKERSAIADAVTTLGNNPLPDGYVLKLAGFENAQDARRVDEIAVQLKALPGVEYVQVDSAWVQRLSALLNVLRMALLFLAATLGVVVVAVVFNTIRLQVMTQREEIEVSRLVGATDGFICRPFYYSGALLGLAAGALALGVVALGMRPLNAAIAEFARLYASEFQLLPLGWLLTTALLLVSAFLGLCGAMLSVRRHLGRAN, from the coding sequence ATGAAGGTGTGGTTGCGACAGCATGTGTTTGCCTTGAAGGGCGCGATTCCCCGTCCCGGACGCGGCTTCGGCAGCTTTGCCTTCAATGTGCTGGTGGTGGCGATTGCGCTGGCCCTGCCCTTCGCCGGCCTGACGGTGCTGGAAAACATGCGGCCGGTCTCGGCCCAGCTGGCGGTCGAACCGGAAATCAGTGTCTTCCTGTCAATGGACACGCCGCGCCAGCGGGCCTCGGCCCTGGCGCCCGAAATCCAGCGGGTGCTGCAGGCCAGCCAGACCGGCGGCACCATCGAATTCATCCCGCGGGAAAATGCATTGAGCGCGCTGAAGGAACGCAGCGCCATTGCCGACGCAGTCACTACCCTGGGCAACAATCCGCTGCCGGATGGCTATGTGCTCAAGCTGGCCGGCTTCGAGAATGCGCAGGATGCCCGCCGCGTGGATGAGATCGCGGTGCAGCTCAAGGCATTGCCTGGCGTTGAATATGTGCAGGTCGATTCCGCCTGGGTACAGCGGCTGTCGGCATTGCTCAATGTGCTGAGGATGGCGCTGCTGTTCCTGGCCGCGACGCTGGGCGTGGTCGTGGTGGCGGTGGTATTCAATACGATACGGCTGCAGGTCATGACGCAACGCGAGGAAATCGAGGTCTCGCGGCTGGTAGGCGCCACCGACGGCTTCATCTGCCGGCCCTTCTATTACAGCGGCGCCCTACTTGGCCTGGCCGCCGGCGCACTGGCGCTGGGCGTGGTTGCCTTGGGCATGCGTCCGTTGAATGCCGCCATTGCGGAATTTGCCCGGCTTTATGCGTCCGAATTTCAATTGCTGCCGCTGGGCTGGCTGCTGACTACAGCCTTGCTGCTGGTGAGCGCATTTTTGGGCCTGTGCGGTGCAATGCTGTCCGTCCGACGTCATCTCGGGCGGGCGAACTGA
- the rpoH gene encoding RNA polymerase sigma factor RpoH yields the protein MKASTSSDAIVAAGQNALALGFSGNLGNIDAYISAVNRLPMLTQEEEVSLARRWRDSNDLAAAQGLVLSHLRLVVSIARGYLGYGLPHADLIQEGNIGLMKAVKRFDPDQGVRLVSYAMHWIKAEMHEYILKNWRLVKVATTKAQRKLFFNLRSHKEGLDSMTPAQVDALAKTLNVKREEVIEMETRLSGRDIALEAPTDDEDDKFSPIAYLSSDNSEPSKVLEAQAFDRLQSEGLASALEKLDPRSRRIVEARWLANDDGSGATLHELADEFGVSAERIRQIEAVALKKMKGSLASYV from the coding sequence ATGAAAGCATCGACCTCGTCGGATGCGATAGTAGCTGCAGGCCAAAATGCACTGGCCCTGGGTTTCTCTGGCAATCTGGGCAATATCGACGCGTATATTTCCGCGGTCAACCGCCTGCCGATGTTGACGCAGGAAGAGGAAGTGTCGCTGGCCCGTCGCTGGCGCGACAGCAATGACCTCGCTGCCGCCCAGGGCCTGGTGCTGTCGCATCTGCGGCTGGTGGTATCGATTGCGCGCGGCTACCTGGGCTACGGCCTGCCGCATGCCGACCTGATCCAGGAAGGCAATATCGGCCTGATGAAGGCAGTCAAGCGTTTCGATCCGGACCAGGGCGTTCGCCTGGTGTCGTATGCGATGCACTGGATCAAGGCGGAGATGCATGAGTACATCCTGAAGAACTGGCGGCTGGTCAAGGTGGCCACCACCAAGGCGCAGCGCAAGCTGTTCTTCAATCTGCGCAGCCACAAGGAAGGCCTGGACTCGATGACGCCGGCGCAGGTGGATGCGCTGGCCAAGACGCTGAATGTGAAGCGCGAGGAAGTGATCGAGATGGAAACCAGGCTGTCCGGCCGTGACATCGCGCTGGAAGCGCCGACGGACGACGAGGACGACAAGTTCTCGCCGATCGCCTACCTGTCTTCCGACAATTCCGAGCCCAGCAAGGTGCTGGAAGCGCAGGCATTCGATCGGCTGCAGTCCGAGGGCCTGGCCAGCGCGCTGGAAAAGCTGGACCCGCGTTCGCGTCGCATCGTCGAGGCGCGCTGGCTGGCCAATGACGATGGCTCGGGCGCAACCCTGCATGAGCTGGCGGATGAGTTCGGCGTGTCGGCCGAGCGCATCAGGCAGATTGAAGCGGTGGCGCTGAAGAAGATGAAAGGCAGCCTCGCCAGCTACGTCTGA
- a CDS encoding SCO family protein, protein MSLTPASKTFMNSDVTGLGYARDFALNDQNGKPRTLADFKGKAVVVFFGYTHCPDVCPTTLSEMAAAMKELGPDAARVQVIFVTLDPERDKPELLKSYVPSFDPRFIALSGDQEATARVAKEFKVFYQKVPGKSADSYTMDHTAASYVFDPQGRVRLFVRHGQGPEPIVHDLKALLAGK, encoded by the coding sequence ATGAGCCTGACGCCAGCCAGCAAGACCTTCATGAACAGCGACGTAACCGGCCTCGGCTATGCCCGCGACTTCGCCCTCAATGACCAGAACGGCAAGCCGCGCACCCTGGCCGACTTCAAGGGCAAGGCGGTGGTGGTGTTCTTCGGCTATACCCATTGCCCGGATGTGTGCCCCACCACGCTTTCCGAAATGGCGGCGGCGATGAAGGAACTGGGGCCGGATGCCGCTCGTGTCCAGGTGATCTTCGTCACCCTCGATCCGGAGCGGGACAAGCCCGAACTGCTCAAGTCGTATGTGCCCTCCTTCGATCCGCGCTTCATTGCCCTCTCGGGCGACCAGGAAGCCACTGCCAGGGTAGCCAAGGAATTCAAGGTGTTCTACCAGAAAGTACCCGGGAAGTCGGCCGACAGCTACACCATGGACCATACCGCGGCCAGCTATGTCTTCGATCCGCAAGGGAGGGTCAGGCTGTTCGTCAGGCATGGGCAGGGGCCCGAGCCCATCGTGCATGACTTGAAGGCGCTGCTCGCGGGCAAGTAA
- the cyoE gene encoding heme o synthase, with protein sequence MTTLTATPNRVAQYWALTKPRVTQLAVFCAVIGMFLATPGLPDWRVVVAATVGIWLLAGAAFAVNCLVEREIDSRMARTARRPMARGEITVPQTLLFSGIIGGAGMWVLYTLVNPLTMWLTFATFVGYAVIYTIILKPATPQNIVIGGLSGAMPPALGWAAIANDVPMQAWILVLIIFIWTPPHFWALALYRRDDYAKSGLPMLPVTHGMKLTQFHIWLYTIALVATTMLPYAVRMSGLLYLASAAILGAIFLWHAWRIYRHYSDLVARKTFAYSIIYLSLLFAALLADHYLPF encoded by the coding sequence ATGACTACGCTGACCGCAACTCCCAACCGCGTCGCCCAGTACTGGGCGCTGACCAAGCCGCGCGTGACGCAACTTGCCGTGTTCTGCGCCGTGATCGGCATGTTCCTCGCCACGCCGGGCCTGCCCGACTGGCGCGTGGTCGTTGCGGCGACGGTGGGCATCTGGCTGCTGGCCGGCGCCGCATTTGCGGTGAACTGCCTGGTCGAACGTGAAATCGATTCCCGCATGGCCCGCACTGCCCGCAGGCCGATGGCCCGCGGCGAAATCACGGTGCCGCAAACCCTGCTGTTTTCGGGCATCATCGGCGGCGCCGGCATGTGGGTGCTCTACACCCTGGTCAATCCTCTGACCATGTGGCTGACCTTCGCCACCTTCGTCGGCTATGCGGTGATCTACACCATCATCCTGAAACCGGCCACGCCGCAGAACATCGTGATTGGCGGCCTGTCGGGCGCAATGCCGCCGGCGCTCGGCTGGGCTGCCATTGCCAACGATGTGCCGATGCAGGCCTGGATCCTGGTGCTGATCATCTTCATCTGGACGCCGCCGCATTTCTGGGCGCTGGCCCTTTACCGGCGCGACGACTATGCGAAATCCGGCTTGCCGATGCTGCCCGTGACCCACGGCATGAAGCTCACGCAGTTCCATATCTGGCTCTATACCATCGCGCTGGTCGCCACCACCATGCTGCCTTATGCGGTGCGCATGAGCGGGCTGCTCTACCTCGCCAGCGCGGCCATACTGGGCGCGATCTTCCTGTGGCATGCGTGGCGCATCTACCGCCACTACAGCGACCTGGTTGCCCGCAAGACCTTTGCCTATTCCATCATCTATCTGTCGCTGCTGTTTGCCGCGCTGCTGGCTGACCACTACCTGCCGTTCTGA
- a CDS encoding COX15/CtaA family protein, giving the protein MLIQLAILGLLAAMLPLAVVWASKDANKFRKLAWVTLFLTFDLIMFGAFTRLTDSGLGCPDWPGCYGHANPVQAHSSISAAEAAMPHGPVTVVKAWIEMIHRYLAMGVGVLIVAMMVVAWLRWLKSRRTDATYAPLLPTLLFGFVCLQGAFGAWTVTMKLQPSIVTMHLLLGMTLLGLLTWLAARQSMHAPVATTPGLRSAAAIGLAVLALQIGLGGWVSTNYAALACTDFPLCHGALLPRMDFEHGFTLWRELGMTAGGDYLPFDALTAIHWTHRSFAFVVVAYLGWLGHKAMRIDGLQRAGRWLLLGVVAQFCIGIATVFLKWPLAIAVLHNGGAATLVVLTVMLNYKAALSAGVRSASTVSSAYPA; this is encoded by the coding sequence ATGCTGATCCAACTCGCCATCCTTGGCCTCCTGGCCGCCATGCTGCCGCTGGCGGTGGTCTGGGCCTCCAAAGACGCCAACAAGTTCCGCAAGCTGGCCTGGGTCACGCTGTTCCTGACCTTCGACCTGATCATGTTCGGCGCCTTCACCCGCCTGACCGATTCCGGCCTGGGCTGCCCGGACTGGCCCGGTTGCTATGGCCATGCCAATCCGGTGCAGGCCCATTCCAGCATCAGCGCCGCCGAAGCCGCGATGCCGCATGGCCCGGTCACGGTAGTCAAGGCCTGGATCGAGATGATTCACCGCTACCTGGCCATGGGCGTGGGCGTTCTGATCGTGGCGATGATGGTGGTGGCCTGGCTGCGCTGGCTGAAATCGCGGCGCACGGACGCAACATATGCGCCGCTGCTGCCGACACTGCTGTTCGGCTTCGTCTGCCTGCAGGGCGCCTTCGGCGCCTGGACCGTCACGATGAAACTGCAACCCAGCATCGTGACCATGCACCTGCTGCTGGGCATGACCCTGCTGGGCCTGTTGACCTGGCTGGCGGCGCGGCAAAGCATGCATGCGCCGGTTGCAACAACTCCTGGCTTGCGCTCCGCGGCGGCCATTGGCCTGGCAGTGCTGGCGCTGCAGATCGGCCTTGGCGGCTGGGTCAGCACCAACTACGCGGCGCTGGCCTGCACCGATTTTCCGCTGTGTCACGGCGCGCTGCTGCCGCGCATGGACTTCGAGCATGGTTTCACGCTGTGGCGCGAACTCGGCATGACCGCCGGCGGCGATTACCTGCCGTTCGATGCGCTCACCGCGATTCACTGGACCCACCGCAGCTTTGCCTTCGTCGTCGTGGCCTATCTCGGCTGGCTGGGCCACAAGGCCATGCGCATCGACGGCCTGCAACGCGCCGGACGCTGGCTGCTGCTTGGCGTGGTGGCGCAATTCTGCATCGGCATTGCCACGGTCTTTCTGAAATGGCCGCTGGCAATCGCGGTGTTGCACAATGGCGGCGCGGCCACGCTCGTCGTTTTGACGGTCATGTTAAACTACAAGGCTGCTCTTTCCGCCGGAGTCAGGTCTGCCAGCACTGTCAGCAGCGCCTATCCTGCCTGA
- a CDS encoding cytochrome C oxidase subunit I, with product MEANKSKAAGRWKLFLVVLICASPMIASYLTYFVIKPQSRTNYGELIDPRSHPMPSLGSTSLDGKPTELEAYKGKWIMLQADSSDCAEKCRTKLFQQRQLRLTTGKEMERIERVWLVTDDKPVDTTLLREYDGTRVLRVDPAKLRQWLPVEEGAGIADHVYMIDPLGNLMMRFPKNPDPNKMKKDISKLLRASSIG from the coding sequence GTGGAAGCCAATAAATCGAAAGCCGCCGGTCGCTGGAAGCTGTTTCTGGTGGTGCTGATCTGCGCCTCGCCCATGATCGCGTCTTACCTCACCTATTTCGTGATCAAGCCGCAGAGCCGCACCAATTATGGCGAGCTGATCGATCCGCGCAGCCATCCGATGCCCAGCCTGGGTTCGACTTCCCTCGACGGCAAGCCGACGGAACTTGAAGCCTACAAGGGCAAATGGATCATGTTGCAGGCCGATAGCAGTGACTGCGCGGAAAAATGCCGCACCAAGCTGTTCCAGCAGCGCCAGCTGCGCCTTACCACCGGCAAGGAAATGGAGCGCATCGAGCGCGTGTGGCTGGTAACGGACGACAAGCCGGTCGACACTACGCTGCTGCGCGAATACGACGGCACGCGGGTATTGCGCGTCGACCCGGCAAAGCTCAGGCAATGGCTGCCGGTGGAAGAGGGCGCCGGCATTGCCGACCATGTCTACATGATCGATCCCCTGGGGAACCTGATGATGCGCTTTCCGAAAAATCCCGATCCGAACAAGATGAAGAAGGATATTTCCAAACTGCTGCGCGCTTCCAGCATAGGGTAG
- a CDS encoding SURF1 family protein translates to MPFSFRFRLLPFIAMLVVVAIGISLGQWQVRRAHEKESIERRISERESAPALQLGDRALQQADVDALEFSQVAIKGEFQPGWTIYLDNRPHEGKAGFYVMTPLKIAGSGRHIMVARGWVERNLADRSRLPDIATPAGVVELTGVVRQHAGRLLQLGQAAAIRPGAIVQNLDVADMARASGLEFAPFIVEQTSGTGDGLVRAWPKPSQGVDKHWGYAFQWFALAGTAFIFFVVTGFKRGSQ, encoded by the coding sequence ATGCCATTCAGTTTTCGCTTCCGGCTGCTGCCTTTCATCGCGATGCTGGTCGTCGTCGCCATCGGTATCTCTCTGGGACAGTGGCAGGTCCGCCGCGCCCATGAAAAGGAATCGATCGAGCGCAGGATCAGCGAACGCGAATCTGCGCCGGCCCTGCAACTGGGTGACAGGGCATTGCAGCAGGCCGATGTGGATGCGCTGGAGTTCAGCCAGGTCGCGATCAAGGGCGAGTTCCAGCCAGGCTGGACCATCTACCTCGATAATCGTCCTCACGAAGGCAAGGCCGGCTTTTATGTGATGACGCCATTGAAAATTGCCGGGTCCGGCCGCCATATCATGGTTGCGCGCGGCTGGGTGGAGCGCAATCTGGCCGACCGCAGCCGTCTTCCCGACATTGCCACGCCGGCCGGCGTAGTGGAACTGACCGGCGTCGTGCGCCAGCATGCCGGGCGGCTGCTGCAACTGGGCCAGGCGGCTGCCATCCGGCCTGGCGCCATCGTGCAGAACCTTGATGTTGCCGACATGGCCAGGGCCAGCGGCCTGGAATTTGCGCCATTCATCGTCGAGCAGACCAGCGGCACCGGCGATGGCCTGGTCCGGGCCTGGCCCAAGCCGTCGCAGGGCGTGGACAAGCACTGGGGCTATGCCTTCCAGTGGTTTGCCCTGGCCGGTACCGCCTTCATTTTTTTTGTCGTTACAGGATTCAAACGTGGAAGCCAATAA
- a CDS encoding twin transmembrane helix small protein, producing MKIIVAIGFILIIGSLGSALFFLMRDKGSTNRTVRALAFRVGFSITLFILLLVAHYLGYIQPTGIGLR from the coding sequence ATGAAAATCATCGTTGCCATCGGCTTCATCCTCATCATTGGCAGCCTGGGCTCCGCTCTCTTCTTTCTGATGCGGGACAAGGGCTCGACCAATCGTACAGTGCGCGCACTGGCCTTCCGGGTCGGTTTTTCAATCACGCTGTTTATCCTGCTGCTGGTAGCCCACTACCTGGGCTATATCCAGCCTACCGGCATCGGCCTGCGTTAA